A genomic stretch from Juglans microcarpa x Juglans regia isolate MS1-56 chromosome 3S, Jm3101_v1.0, whole genome shotgun sequence includes:
- the LOC121257842 gene encoding rust resistance kinase Lr10-like, translating to MIKKYEIVQLCQLACGTTRGKLFPAVCRPTCLLVPFQKREILVRNGNPNVPYLFLVLIFAINQYGEGQNHDHEYCPELRCGRHGPAIRFPFQLKDRHPKYCGFPGFQLSCTHTKDTVLELPIPVKLFVKKIDYKSQEIHAYDPHGQCLPRQLLGINLSYISSDFQLKKDYHEYLDDYALFNCSHTKPDYNPRISCLSGSTYRVCALYHDRDIANWPKPPCTKMNNLISFPTRIIDGFDKILHLEWSRPACGYCEVQGLNCRVLASNSTDSETECFLKHANHTTGAIVGSSVLILAVLFGVYRVYSYNKEEKENEAKIKEFLEDYKNFKPSRYSYADIKRIADRFTNMLGQGAYGTVFKGKLSNEVYVAVKILNASKGNGEEFINEVGTIGRIHHVNVVRLIGFCADGFRRALVYEFLPNDSLEKFISSADAKSCFLGWTKLQDIALGIANGIEYLHQGCDQRILHFDIKPRNILLDTNFNPKISDFGLAKLCSKDQSLVSMTTIRGTMGYIAPEVFSRNFGNVSYKADVFSFGMLLLEIVGGRKNMHDDVTPENAGHVYFPEWIYNFLEQKEDLRVFIEDEEDESIARKLAIVGLWCIQWHPVDRPSIKSVIQMLEGKGDKLIMPPNPFASIDNARINARRPTMHLNRELEILPEEE from the exons atgataaaaaaatatgagattgtgcAACTTTGTCAATTAGCGTGTGGCACGACACGAGGCAAGTTGTTTCCAGCGGTTTGCAGGCCAACTTGTTTACTTGTACCCTTCCAGAAAAGAGAGATTCTAGTAAGAAATGGCAATCCCAATGTCCCATACCTCTTCTTAGTTTTGATTTTCGCAATAAACCAGTACGGAGAAGGCCAAAATCATGATCATGAATACTGTCCCGAATTACGGTGTGGTCGCCACGGCCCAGCCATACGATTTCCTTTCCAACTCAAAGACCGCCACCCAAAGTATTGTGGGTTTCCTGGGTTTCAGCTATCCTGCACCCATACCAAAGATACTGTGCTCGAGCTGCCAATTCCAGTAAAGCTGTTTGTCAAAAAGATTGACTACAAATCTCAGGAAATTCACGCATATGACCCACATGGTCAGTGCCTTCCTCGCCAACTTTTGGGAATCAATTTGTCTTATATTTCCTCAGATTTCCAACTCAAAAAAGATTATCATGAATACCTTGATGACTATGCCTTATTCAATTGTTCCCATACAAAACCTGATTATAACCCTCGGATCTCTTGTCTTAGTGGCTCTACCTACCGAGTTTGTGCCTTATACCATGATAGAGACATAGCAAACTGGCCCAAACCTCCTTGCACGAAGATGAATAACCTTATATCATTTCCAACGAGAATTATAGATGGTTTTGATAAGATTCTTCACTTGGAATGGTCCAGACCAGCCTGCGGATACTGCGAAGTTCAAGGCTTGAATTGTAGAGTATTGGCGAGTAATAGCACCGACTCAGAAACTGAGTGCTTCCTCAAACATGCTAATCACACCACAG GTGCCATCGTAGGTTCTTCTGTATTAATACTAGCAGTACTCTTTGGAGTCTACCGTgtgtatagttataataaagaagaaaaagaaaatgaagcaaAGATAAAAGAGTTCTTGGAagattacaaaaattttaagcCCTCGAGATACTCGTATGCTGATATTAAAAGGATCGCAGATCGATTTACAAATATGTTGGGCCAAGGTGCATATGGAACAGTGTTCAAAGGAAAGCTTTCAAATGAAGTCTATGTTGCTGTGAAGATCTTGAATGCTTCCAAGGGAAATGGAGAAGAATTCATAAATGAAGTGGGAACAATAGGTAGGATCCATCATGTCAATGTGGTTCGCTTGATTGGCTTTTGTGCTGATGGATTTAGACGAGCTTTGGTTTATGAGTTCTTACCAAACGATTCGTTAGAGAAGTTCATATCTTCAGCAGATGCCAAGAGTTGTTTTCTTGGGTGGACTAAGCTACAAGATATTGCCCTCGGCATAGCAAATGGAATCGAATATCTTCACCAAGGGTGTGACCAACGAATCCTTCATTTTGATATCAAACCTCGTAACATTTTACTAGACACAAACTTCAATCCAAAAATTTCTGACTTTGGTCTCGCCAAGCTGTGTTCTAAGGATCAGAGTTTGGTGTCCATGACCACAATCAGGGGGACTATGGGTTACATTGCACCTGAAGTGTTCTCTAGGAACTTTGGGAATGTTTCCTATAAAGCAGATGTTTTTAGTTTTGGAATGTTGTTACTTGAAATTGTTGGAGGAAGGAAAAATATGCACGACGACGTTACACCTGAAAATGCTGGCCATGTCTACTTTCCAGAATGGATTTATAATTTCTTGGAACAAAAAGAAGACTTACGAGTCTTcattgaagatgaagaagatgaaagcaTTGCGAGAAAACTTGCCATTGTTGGACTTTGGTGTATCCAGTGGCACCCTGTGGATCGTCCTTCCATTAAATCTGTGATACAAATGTTAGAAGGAAAAGGAGATAAACTTATCATGCCTCCTAATCCTTTTGCCTCCATTGACAATGCAAGAATCAATGCGAGGAGGCCTACAATGCATTTAAACCGGGAATTAGAAATCCTACCAGAAGAAGAGTAA
- the LOC121257093 gene encoding putative RING-H2 finger protein ATL21A, which yields MHILKVVTTTTTTSFFFFFLLFFFSMPYLATSNELCLNSVCRRNEPKIHFPFRIKSRQPESCGYPGFDLFCNEAGQTLVKLPGPYSGEFMVQGIDYLKQEIWLNDPKSCLPKVILFHNLSAGSPFKGVNYQNFTFFNCSESFDLGVSQLTPIVCLSDSNYAVFATSSARVIEILSTTCKLIKTVSVPVQSPFDEQILSSDLSDDLRLTWDEPGCGKCESQGGQCGFKSNSSHNIVCSHIPQSGRLPRGARYAITIGVGVPASLCFLGLLSFLCGRVKSFVRRRDPIPESNPSVAPQPTLVLGLDGPTIESYPKIVLGDSRRLPKPDDHTCPICLSEYRPKETLKPIPKCQHCFHAACIDEWLKLNATCPICRNSPPQPLPALISVDVS from the exons ATGCATATTCTCAAAGTtgtcaccaccaccaccaccacctccttcttcttcttcttcctcctcttctttttctccatgCCATACCTAGCAACAAGCAACGAGTTATGCTTAAACTCCGTTTGCCGCCGCAACGAGCCGAAGATTCACTTCCCGTTTCGAATAAAAAGCCGGCAGCCGGAATCATGTGGCTATCCaggttttgatttgttttgcaACGAAGCAGGCCAAACACTTGTCAAGTTGCCTGGCCCTTATTCCGGAGAATTCATGGTTCAAGGGATAGACTATCTCAAACAGGAAATATGGCTAAACGATCCAAAGAGTTGTCTCCCTAAAGTAATTCTTTTCCATAATCTCTCTGCTGGTTCTCCTTTCAAGGGcgtaaattatcaaaattttacgTTCTTTAATTGCTCAGAGAGTTTTGATTTGGGAGTTAGTCAATTAACTCCGATTGTTTGTCTCAGTGATTCTAACTACGCAGTCTTTGCTACCTCCTCTGCAAGAGTTATTGAAATCTTATCAACAACGTGCAAGTTAATCAAAACTGTGTCGGTTCCAGTTCAGTCCCCATTTGACGAGCAGATATTGTCATCGGACCTGAGTGATGATCTGAGGCTGACATGGGATGAACCTGGATGTGGAAAGTGTGAGTCACAAGGTGGGCAGTGTGGATTTAAGAGCAACTCCAGCCATAACATTGTGTGTTCACACATTCCTCAAAGTGGCC GACTTCCAAGGGGGGCACGCTATGCGATTACTATAGGTGTAGGAGTACCAGCAAGCTTGTGCTTCTTAGGGCTACTAAGTTTCCTTTGTGGCAGGGTCAAGTCATTTGTTAGGAGACGCGACCCAATCCCAGAATCGAACCCCTCAGTTGCTCCACAACCCACATTGGTTCTAGGCCTCGATGGGCCAACGATTGAATCCTACCCAAAAATAGTCCTCGGCGATAGCCGGCGCCTGCCAAAGCCCGATGACCACACGTGTCCGATATGCTTATCCGAGTACCGGCCCAAGGAGACACTAAAGCCCATACCCAAATGCCAACATTGCTTCCATGCTGCATGTATTGATGAATGGCTTAAGTTGAATGCTACATGCCCCATTTGTCGAAACTCTCCTCCTCAACCATTACCTGCATTAATATCGGTGGATGTTTCATGA
- the LOC121257840 gene encoding uncharacterized protein LOC121257840, with the protein MAKGMFVPAELMILIAIVLLYQTCRAKDSHDCAPSSFGDIHNISSPFQLKGDPTNCGYPSYNLSCENNQTVLYLFAGKYYVREINYGDHTIRVADPAGIEKDSHSFTPRYFLNHYNFSSEDPYDIPDATEEGVVFLKCENPMNAPYYWDISSCFNDEAYSSNSTLSYFKGYRYVGAGSDAKTTDLGNLRRVEQISLTSWPSEYNDS; encoded by the coding sequence ATGGCAAAGGGAATGTTCGTCCCTGCAGAACTCATGATCCTTATTGCTATTGTGCTACTCTATCAAACTTGCAGGGCGAAGGATAGTCATGACTGTGCACCGTCTTCCTTCGGCGATATCCACAACATAAGTTCTCCATTTCAATTGAAAGGCGATCCAACAAACTGTGGCTACCCAAGCTATAACTTGTCATGCGAGAACAACCAAACAGTTTTATACTTATTTGCTGGAAAATACTACGTGCGAGAAATCAATTATGGAGACCACACAATCCGAGTTGCAGACCCGGCCGGTATTGAAAAGGACAGCCACTCCTTCACCCCTCGTTATTTTCTAAACCACTATAATTTTAGTTCTGAGGATCCATACGACATACCTGATGCAACAGAGGAGGGCGTGGTTTTTCTGAAATGTGAAAATCCAATGAATGCTCCATATTATTGGGATATTTCTTCTTGCTTCAATGATGAAGCGTATTCTTCCAACTCTACTTTGTCCTATTTCAAGGGTTATAGATATGTTGGAGCAGGCTCTGATGCGAAGACAACGGATCTGGGGAACTTACGCCGAGTAGAGCAAATATCTCTGACATCCTGGCCAAGTGAATATAATGACTCATGA